One Ictalurus furcatus strain D&B chromosome 21, Billie_1.0, whole genome shotgun sequence genomic region harbors:
- the arl8bb gene encoding ADP-ribosylation factor-like 8Bb: MLALINRLLDWFRSLFWKEEMELTLVGLQYSGKTTFVNVIASGQFSEDMIPTVGFNMRKVTKGNVTIKIWDIGGQPRFRSMWERYCRGVNAIVYMVDAADRDKIEPSRNELHNLLEKPQLQGIPVLILGNKRDLPNALDEKQLIEKMNLAAIQDREICCYSVSCKEKDNIDITLQWLIHHSKSRRS; the protein is encoded by the exons ATGTTGGCCCTCATCAACCGGCTCCTGGACTGGTTCCGCTCTCTCTTCTGGAAGGAGGAGATGGAGCTCACCCTCGTCGGCTTGCAGTATTCCGGAAAAACCACCTTCGTCAACGTGATAGCG TCGGGGCAGTTCAGCGAGGACATGATCCCCACGGTGGGCTTTAACATGAGGAAGGTCACCAAAGGCAACGTCACAATAAag ATTTGGGATATCGGAGGACAGCCTCGCTTCAGGAGCATGTGGGAGCGGTACTGCAGAGGAGTCAACGCTATAGT GTACATGGTGGACGCTGCTGACCGGGACAAGATCGAGCCGTCCCGAAACGAACTGCACAATTTGTTAGAGAAACCTCAGCTTCAAGGCATTCCT GTTCTCATTTTGGGCAACAAGAGAGACCTCCCCAACGCGCTGGACGAGAAGCAGCTCATTGAGAAAAT GAACCTGGCAGCGATACAGGACCGAGAGATCTGCTGCTACTCCGTCTCATGTAAAGAGAAGGACAATATAG acatcACACTGCAGTGGCTTATTCACCACTCGAAGTCCCGGAGGAGCTGA